In one Streptomyces sp. NBC_00597 genomic region, the following are encoded:
- the dprA gene encoding DNA-processing protein DprA, which produces MTAADGRDTPDGRDTPDGRDTADGPGPELLARAALTRVLEPGDEHAGRWLREHGAVGLIRLLTGPDTAAAILTGVGEQRLAGYRRRAALADPRRDLASAARDGGRFICPGSHQWPTQLDDLGDARPVGLWLRGRPDLRTWALRSVAVVGARACTPYGAHMAQNLAAGLAERGWVVVSGAAYGVDAAAHRGALASGGATAAVLACGVDTAYPRGHAGLLGRIAAQGLVLGELPPGSHPTPSRFVLRNRVIAALTRGTVVVEAALRSGSLVTARRAQQLGRFTMGVPGPATSGLSGGVHELLRGEAVLVTDAAEVVELVGGMGELAPERRGPVLARDLLEGDTARVLEALPAGRPAHADEVALAAGTGTDEVIGRLYELHSLGFVERQGEGWQLTTQSPEGGTQTGGTRRGGR; this is translated from the coding sequence ATGACCGCCGCCGACGGGCGCGACACCCCCGACGGGCGCGACACCCCCGATGGGCGCGACACCGCCGACGGGCCCGGGCCGGAGCTGCTGGCGCGGGCCGCACTGACCCGGGTGCTGGAGCCCGGCGACGAGCACGCCGGCCGGTGGCTGCGCGAACACGGCGCCGTCGGGCTGATACGGCTACTGACGGGACCCGACACCGCGGCGGCGATCTTGACCGGGGTGGGGGAGCAACGGCTCGCCGGATACCGCAGACGGGCGGCGCTCGCCGATCCCCGGCGGGACCTGGCGAGCGCCGCCCGCGACGGCGGCCGGTTCATCTGCCCCGGCTCCCACCAGTGGCCGACCCAACTGGACGACCTCGGCGACGCCCGGCCCGTCGGGCTCTGGCTCCGGGGCAGACCGGACCTGCGGACCTGGGCGCTGCGCTCCGTCGCCGTGGTCGGGGCCCGCGCCTGCACCCCGTACGGCGCCCACATGGCCCAGAACCTGGCCGCCGGACTCGCCGAGCGGGGCTGGGTCGTCGTCTCGGGGGCGGCGTACGGCGTCGACGCCGCGGCCCACCGCGGGGCCCTCGCCTCGGGCGGCGCCACCGCCGCGGTACTCGCCTGCGGCGTGGACACCGCCTACCCCCGCGGCCACGCCGGACTGCTCGGCCGGATCGCCGCCCAAGGACTCGTCCTCGGCGAGCTGCCGCCCGGCAGCCACCCGACCCCGAGCCGGTTCGTGCTGCGCAACCGGGTCATCGCCGCACTCACCCGGGGCACCGTCGTGGTGGAGGCCGCCCTCCGCAGCGGCTCCCTCGTCACCGCCCGGCGGGCCCAGCAGCTCGGCCGGTTCACCATGGGCGTCCCCGGACCGGCCACCAGCGGCCTCTCGGGCGGGGTGCACGAACTGCTGCGCGGCGAGGCCGTCCTGGTCACGGACGCCGCGGAAGTGGTCGAGCTCGTCGGCGGCATGGGCGAACTGGCCCCCGAGCGGCGCGGACCGGTACTCGCCCGGGACCTGCTGGAGGGGGACACCGCCCGTGTGCTCGAAGCACTCCCGGCCGGCCGACCCGCCCACGCGGACGAAGTGGCCCTCGCAGCGGGCACCGGTACCGATGAAGTCATCGGCAGACTGTACGAACTTCACTCTCTGGGGTTCGTCGAACGGCAGGGCGAGGGCTGGCAGTTGACCACACAATCACCTGAAGGAGGCACACAAACCGGTGGCACCCGGCGAGGCGGTCGTTGA
- the whiG gene encoding RNA polymerase sigma factor WhiG, with protein sequence MPQHTSGSDRAAVPPAARGSVRSTAPSSLEVLWRSYKESGDERLREQLILHYSPLVKYVAGRVSVGLPPNVEQADFVSSGVFGLIDAIEKFDIDRSIKFETYAITRIRGAMIDELRALDWIPRSVRQKARAVERAYATLEAQLRRTPTEHEVAGEMGIAVEELHTVFSQLSLANVVALEELLHVGGEGGDRLSLMDTLEDTAADNPVEVAEDRELRRLLARAINTLPEREKTVVTLYYYEGLTLAEIGNVLGVTESRVSQIHTKSVLQLRAKLADVGR encoded by the coding sequence ATGCCCCAGCACACCTCAGGGTCCGACCGCGCTGCGGTGCCCCCCGCTGCTCGTGGCAGCGTGCGGTCCACCGCGCCCTCGTCCCTGGAGGTGCTCTGGCGCTCGTACAAGGAGAGCGGTGACGAGCGGCTGCGGGAGCAGCTGATCCTGCACTACTCACCCCTGGTGAAGTACGTCGCCGGCCGGGTCAGCGTGGGCCTGCCGCCCAATGTGGAGCAGGCCGACTTCGTCTCCTCCGGCGTCTTCGGGCTGATCGACGCCATCGAGAAGTTCGACATCGACCGGTCCATCAAGTTCGAGACGTACGCGATCACCCGGATCCGGGGCGCGATGATCGACGAGCTGCGCGCCCTGGACTGGATCCCGCGCTCGGTCCGACAGAAGGCGAGGGCCGTGGAGCGGGCCTACGCCACCCTGGAAGCCCAGCTGCGCCGCACCCCGACCGAACACGAAGTCGCCGGCGAGATGGGCATCGCCGTGGAGGAACTCCACACCGTGTTCAGTCAGTTGTCGCTGGCCAACGTGGTCGCCCTGGAGGAGCTGCTGCACGTCGGCGGCGAGGGCGGCGACCGCCTCTCGCTGATGGACACCCTGGAGGACACCGCCGCCGACAACCCGGTCGAGGTCGCCGAGGACCGCGAGCTGCGCAGGCTCCTGGCCAGGGCGATCAACACCCTGCCGGAGCGCGAGAAGACCGTGGTCACGCTGTACTACTACGAAGGCCTCACCCTGGCCGAGATCGGCAACGTCCTGGGCGTCACCGAAAGCCGGGTCAGCCAGATCCACACCAAGTCGGTGCTCCAACTGCGGGCCAAGCTCGCGGATGTGGGCCGGTGA
- a CDS encoding helix-turn-helix domain-containing protein: MQRGALLDAARSLLSEGGTEALTFPALAERTGLARSSVYEYFRSRAAVVEELCAVDFPVWAAEIEAAMEGVQSPEAKVEAYVRSQLGLVGDRRHRAVVAISASELDAGAREKIRAAHGGLVAMIVEALGALGHEQPRLAAMLLQGVVDAAVRRIELGAAEDPSVVTEAAVAMALRGVRG; encoded by the coding sequence ATGCAGCGCGGCGCCCTGCTGGACGCCGCGCGCTCCCTGTTGTCCGAAGGCGGGACGGAAGCGCTGACCTTCCCCGCCCTGGCGGAGCGCACCGGCCTCGCCCGGTCCTCCGTGTACGAGTACTTCCGCTCCCGCGCGGCCGTGGTCGAAGAGCTGTGCGCCGTGGACTTCCCCGTCTGGGCCGCCGAGATCGAGGCGGCGATGGAGGGGGTGCAGTCACCGGAGGCCAAGGTCGAGGCCTATGTGCGCAGCCAGCTCGGGCTGGTCGGGGACCGGCGGCACCGGGCGGTGGTCGCGATCTCGGCCAGCGAGCTGGACGCGGGGGCGCGCGAGAAGATCCGCGCCGCGCACGGAGGACTCGTGGCGATGATCGTGGAAGCGCTCGGCGCCCTGGGGCACGAGCAGCCCCGGCTCGCCGCGATGCTGCTCCAGGGAGTGGTCGACGCGGCCGTCCGGCGCATCGAGCTGGGCGCCGCCGAGGACCCTTCCGTCGTCACGGAGGCGGCCGTGGCCATGGCCCTTCGGGGTGTGCGGGGCTGA
- a CDS encoding M23 family metallopeptidase, which translates to MTTLLLSLLMALAQALAPTARPLPPPLVVTRWWDPPPTPYAAGHRGVDLAAPVGAEIRAVGPGRVHHAGPVAGRGVLSLTLPGGLRTTYEPVRPLVAEGEEVTPGQVVAVLTEGTHCSSPCLHWGLLSGTTYLNPLALLPRPTPRLLPLTARDD; encoded by the coding sequence ATGACGACACTGCTGCTCAGCCTGCTCATGGCCCTGGCCCAGGCGCTCGCGCCGACGGCCCGACCGCTCCCGCCCCCGCTGGTGGTCACCCGCTGGTGGGATCCGCCCCCGACCCCGTACGCGGCGGGGCACCGCGGGGTCGACCTCGCCGCGCCGGTGGGCGCGGAGATCCGGGCGGTCGGCCCGGGCCGGGTCCACCACGCGGGCCCGGTGGCCGGCCGCGGGGTCCTCTCCCTCACTCTCCCGGGCGGCCTGCGCACCACGTACGAACCGGTCCGGCCGCTGGTCGCGGAGGGCGAAGAGGTCACTCCGGGCCAGGTGGTCGCGGTCCTCACAGAGGGCACCCACTGCAGCAGCCCCTGCCTGCACTGGGGCCTCCTGTCCGGCACCACGTACCTGAACCCCCTGGCCCTGCTCCCCCGCCCCACCCCGAGACTCCTGCCGCTCACAGCCCGGGACGACTGA
- the rpsB gene encoding 30S ribosomal protein S2: MAVVTMRELLESGVHFGHQTRRWNPKMKRFIFTERNGIYIIDLLQSLSYIDRAYEFVKETVAHGGSIMFVGTKKQAQEAIAEQATRVGMPYVNQRWLGGMLTNFSTVYKRLQRLKELEAIDFDDVAASGLTKKELLVLSREKIKLEKTLGGIREMSKVPSAVWIVDTKKEHIAVGEARKLHIPVVAILDTNCDPDEVDYKIPGNDDAIRSVTLLTRVIADAVAEGLIARSGAATGDSKPGEKAAAEPLAEWERDLLEGEKKADDAEAAPAEAAVEAPAAEAPAAEAPAAEAPAAEAAPAADAEQA; the protein is encoded by the coding sequence ATGGCCGTCGTAACGATGCGGGAGCTGCTGGAGAGCGGCGTCCACTTCGGTCACCAGACCCGTCGCTGGAACCCGAAGATGAAGCGCTTCATCTTCACCGAGCGCAACGGCATCTACATCATCGACCTGCTCCAGTCGCTGTCGTACATCGACCGCGCCTACGAGTTCGTCAAGGAGACCGTCGCCCACGGCGGCTCCATCATGTTCGTCGGTACCAAGAAGCAGGCCCAGGAGGCCATCGCCGAGCAGGCGACGCGCGTTGGTATGCCGTACGTCAACCAGCGCTGGCTGGGTGGCATGCTCACCAACTTCTCCACCGTCTACAAGCGCCTCCAGCGTCTGAAGGAGCTTGAGGCGATCGACTTCGACGACGTCGCCGCGTCGGGTCTCACCAAGAAGGAGCTCCTGGTCCTCTCCCGCGAGAAGATCAAGCTGGAGAAGACCCTCGGTGGTATCCGCGAGATGTCGAAGGTTCCCAGCGCCGTCTGGATCGTCGACACCAAGAAGGAGCACATCGCCGTCGGTGAGGCGCGCAAGCTCCACATCCCGGTCGTCGCGATCCTCGACACCAACTGTGACCCCGACGAGGTCGACTACAAGATCCCGGGCAACGACGACGCGATCCGCTCCGTCACCCTGCTCACCCGCGTGATCGCCGACGCCGTCGCCGAGGGCCTCATCGCCCGCTCCGGCGCTGCGACCGGTGACTCGAAGCCGGGCGAGAAGGCCGCCGCCGAGCCGCTCGCCGAGTGGGAGCGCGACCTGCTTGAGGGCGAGAAGAAGGCCGACGACGCTGAGGCCGCCCCGGCCGAGGCTGCTGTCGAGGCCCCCGCCGCTGAGGCTCCCGCCGCTGAGGCCCCGGCTGCCGAGGCCCCCGCCGCCGAGGCCGCTCCGGCCGCCGACGCCGAGCAGGCCTGA
- the tsf gene encoding translation elongation factor Ts, with protein sequence MANYTAADVKKLRELTGAGMLDCKNALVDADGDVEKAQEALRIKGQKGVAKREGRSAENGAVVSLIADDNTTGVIVELKCETDFVAKGEKFLAVANQLAAHVAATSPADIEALLASEIEPGKTVTAFVDEANANLGEKIVLDRFAQFTGGYVTSYMHRTMPDLPFQIGVLVELDKENADVARGVAQHIAAFAPQWLSAEDVPAEKVESERRIAEEVTRAEGKPEAAIAKIVEGRVNGFFKEATLLGQPYALDNKKSVQKVLDEAGVTLKRFSRIKVGI encoded by the coding sequence ATGGCGAACTACACCGCCGCTGACGTCAAGAAGCTCCGCGAGCTCACCGGCGCCGGCATGCTGGACTGCAAGAACGCGCTCGTTGACGCCGACGGCGACGTCGAGAAGGCCCAGGAGGCCCTCCGCATCAAGGGTCAGAAGGGCGTCGCCAAGCGCGAGGGCCGTTCTGCCGAGAACGGTGCCGTCGTCTCCCTCATCGCCGACGACAACACCACCGGTGTCATCGTCGAGCTGAAGTGCGAGACGGACTTCGTCGCCAAGGGCGAGAAGTTCCTGGCCGTCGCCAACCAGCTGGCCGCGCACGTCGCCGCCACCTCCCCGGCCGACATCGAGGCGCTGCTCGCGTCCGAGATCGAGCCCGGCAAGACCGTCACCGCTTTCGTCGACGAGGCCAACGCCAACCTCGGCGAGAAGATCGTCCTGGACCGCTTCGCGCAGTTCACCGGCGGTTACGTGACCTCGTACATGCACCGCACGATGCCCGACCTGCCGTTCCAGATCGGCGTCCTGGTCGAGCTCGACAAGGAGAACGCGGACGTCGCCCGCGGCGTCGCGCAGCACATCGCCGCGTTCGCCCCGCAGTGGCTGTCCGCCGAGGACGTTCCGGCCGAGAAGGTCGAGTCCGAGCGTCGCATCGCCGAAGAGGTCACCCGCGCGGAGGGCAAGCCCGAGGCTGCCATCGCCAAGATCGTCGAGGGTCGCGTCAACGGCTTCTTCAAGGAGGCCACCCTCCTCGGCCAGCCGTACGCGCTGGACAACAAGAAGTCCGTCCAGAAGGTTCTGGACGAGGCCGGTGTCACCCTGAAGCGCTTCTCGCGCATCAAGGTCGGCATCTGA
- the pyrH gene encoding UMP kinase, with amino-acid sequence MNQGVDPHTASDDKSDHDKKGRRFMLKLSGEAFSGGGGLGVDPDVVHAIAREIAAVVRDGAEIAVVIGGGNFFRGAELQQRGMDRARSDYMGMLGTVMNCLALQDFLEKEGIDSRVQTAITMGQVAEPYIPLRAVRHLEKGRVVIFGAGMGMPYFSTDTTAAQRALEIDAEALLMGKNGVDGVYDSDPKKNPDAVKFDALEYSEVLSRDLKVADATAITLCRDNKLPILVFELLAEGNIARAVKGEKIGTLVSDQGTRA; translated from the coding sequence ATGAATCAGGGCGTGGACCCCCACACCGCTTCCGACGACAAGAGCGACCACGACAAGAAGGGCCGCCGCTTCATGCTGAAGCTGTCGGGCGAAGCCTTCTCCGGTGGTGGAGGACTGGGCGTCGACCCCGACGTCGTCCATGCCATCGCGCGCGAAATCGCCGCGGTGGTCCGTGACGGCGCGGAGATCGCCGTCGTGATCGGCGGCGGAAACTTCTTCCGCGGCGCCGAACTCCAGCAGCGCGGCATGGACCGTGCGCGGTCCGACTACATGGGCATGCTGGGCACCGTCATGAACTGCCTCGCCCTCCAGGACTTCCTGGAGAAGGAAGGCATCGACTCCCGTGTGCAGACCGCCATCACCATGGGCCAGGTCGCGGAGCCGTACATTCCGCTGCGCGCCGTACGGCACCTGGAGAAGGGCCGCGTCGTGATCTTCGGCGCGGGCATGGGCATGCCGTACTTCTCCACCGACACCACGGCCGCCCAGCGCGCCCTGGAGATCGACGCCGAGGCCCTGCTGATGGGCAAGAACGGTGTCGACGGGGTGTACGACTCCGACCCGAAGAAGAACCCCGACGCGGTGAAGTTCGATGCGCTGGAGTACAGCGAGGTGCTGTCGCGCGACCTCAAGGTCGCCGACGCCACCGCGATCACGCTGTGCCGCGACAACAAGCTGCCGATCCTGGTCTTCGAGCTGCTCGCTGAGGGCAATATCGCCCGCGCGGTCAAGGGTGAGAAGATCGGCACGCTCGTGAGCGACCAGGGCACCCGGGCCTGA
- the frr gene encoding ribosome recycling factor: MIEEILLEAEEKMEKAVVVAKEDFAAIRTGRAHPAMFNKIVADYYGAITPINQLASFAVPEPRMAIVTPFDASALRNIEQAIRDSDLGVNPSNDGRIIRVTFPELTQDRRKEYIKVAKNKAEDSKVSIRSVRRKAKDALDKLVKDKEAGEDEVRRAEKELDDTTAKYVAQVDELLKHKEAELLEV, from the coding sequence GTGATCGAAGAAATCCTCCTTGAGGCCGAGGAGAAGATGGAGAAGGCCGTCGTCGTCGCCAAGGAAGACTTTGCGGCGATCCGCACCGGTCGTGCGCACCCGGCGATGTTCAACAAGATCGTGGCGGACTACTACGGCGCCATCACTCCCATCAACCAGCTCGCGTCCTTCGCGGTGCCCGAGCCGCGCATGGCGATCGTGACGCCGTTCGACGCGTCCGCGCTGCGCAACATCGAGCAGGCAATCCGCGACTCCGACCTCGGTGTCAACCCGAGCAACGACGGCCGCATCATCCGAGTGACCTTCCCCGAGCTGACGCAGGACCGTCGCAAGGAGTACATCAAGGTCGCGAAGAACAAGGCCGAAGACTCCAAGGTCTCCATCCGTTCCGTGCGCCGCAAGGCCAAGGACGCCCTCGACAAGCTCGTCAAGGACAAGGAGGCCGGCGAGGACGAGGTGCGTCGCGCCGAGAAGGAGCTCGACGACACCACCGCGAAGTACGTCGCGCAGGTGGACGAGCTGCTCAAGCACAAGGAAGCCGAGCTGCTCGAAGTCTGA
- a CDS encoding phosphatidate cytidylyltransferase, translated as MNDSPWATEPVPAGPAYDALVGPHTRPMPIVPDAAGRDFDDREARDRGAAADGGPPFRAETPPQEPMPSPPPPPSQAPQDASPPPQKKRAGRDLRAAIGVGVGLGAVIFASLFIVKAVFVGVIVVAVVVGLWELTSRLQEKKGVKAPLVPLAVGGAAMVIAGYVRGAEGAWVAMALTALAVLVWRMTEPPEDYLKDVTAGVFAAFYVPFLATFVAMLLTADDGPQRVVTFLLLTVVSDTGAYAVGWRFGKHKLAPRISPGKTREGLFGAVAFAMAAGALCMEYLIDGGAWWQGLLLGLAVAVSATLGDLGESMIKRDLGIKDMGTLLPGHGGIMDRLDSLLPTAPVVWLLLAAFVGTG; from the coding sequence ATGAACGACTCTCCCTGGGCCACGGAGCCGGTTCCGGCGGGTCCCGCATACGATGCGCTGGTGGGCCCGCACACTCGGCCCATGCCCATCGTGCCCGATGCCGCCGGCCGTGACTTCGACGACCGGGAAGCACGCGATCGAGGGGCCGCCGCCGACGGCGGCCCCCCGTTCCGCGCCGAGACGCCGCCGCAGGAGCCCATGCCCAGCCCCCCGCCCCCGCCCTCGCAGGCACCGCAGGACGCCTCGCCCCCGCCGCAGAAGAAGCGGGCCGGCCGAGACCTGCGTGCCGCCATAGGGGTCGGTGTCGGCCTTGGTGCGGTGATCTTCGCTTCGCTGTTCATCGTCAAGGCGGTCTTCGTCGGCGTGATCGTCGTCGCGGTCGTCGTGGGCCTGTGGGAGCTCACCTCCCGGCTCCAGGAGAAGAAGGGCGTCAAGGCGCCGCTCGTCCCGCTCGCGGTCGGTGGCGCCGCCATGGTCATCGCCGGATACGTCCGGGGGGCCGAGGGCGCCTGGGTGGCGATGGCCCTGACCGCTCTGGCGGTCCTGGTCTGGCGGATGACCGAACCGCCCGAGGACTACCTCAAGGACGTCACGGCGGGCGTCTTCGCGGCGTTCTACGTGCCGTTCCTCGCCACCTTCGTCGCGATGCTGCTCACCGCGGACGACGGCCCGCAGCGCGTGGTCACCTTCCTGCTCCTGACCGTGGTCAGCGACACCGGGGCCTATGCGGTGGGCTGGCGCTTCGGCAAGCACAAGCTGGCCCCGCGCATCAGCCCCGGCAAGACCCGCGAGGGACTGTTCGGCGCGGTGGCCTTCGCGATGGCGGCCGGCGCGCTGTGCATGGAGTACCTGATCGACGGGGGCGCCTGGTGGCAGGGCCTGCTGCTCGGTCTCGCCGTCGCGGTCAGCGCCACGCTGGGCGACCTCGGCGAGTCGATGATCAAGCGGGACCTGGGCATCAAGGACATGGGCACGCTGCTGCCGGGTCACGGCGGCATCATGGACCGGCTCGACTCCCTGCTCCCGACCGCCCCGGTGGTGTGGCTGCTGCTCGCGGCCTTCGTCGGAACGGGCTGA
- the rlmN gene encoding 23S rRNA (adenine(2503)-C(2))-methyltransferase RlmN — MARPVPGELTFVAPRGAKKPPRHLADLTPEERREAVAAIGEKPFRAKQLSQHYFARYAHDPAEWTDIPAASREKLQAELLPELMNVIRHISCDDDTTRKTLWKLHDGTLVESVLMRYPDRVTMCISSQAGCGMNCPFCATGQAGLDRNLSTAEIVHQIVDGMRALRDGEVPGGPARLSNIVFMGMGEPLANYKRVVGAIRRLTDPEPDGLGLSQRGITVSTVGLVPAMLRFADEGFKCRLAVSLHAPDDELRDTLVPVNTRWNVREVLDAAWEYAEKSGRRISIEYALIRDINDQAWRGDLLGRLLKGKRVHVNLIPLNPTPGSKWTASRPEDEKAFVEAIARHGVPVTVRDTRGQEIDGACGQLAASER; from the coding sequence ATGGCCCGCCCTGTCCCGGGAGAGCTCACCTTCGTCGCCCCCCGCGGAGCGAAGAAGCCGCCCCGGCATCTCGCCGACCTCACGCCCGAGGAGCGCCGGGAGGCCGTGGCCGCGATCGGCGAGAAGCCGTTCCGGGCCAAGCAGCTCTCGCAGCACTACTTCGCCCGGTACGCGCACGACCCGGCCGAGTGGACCGACATTCCGGCGGCGTCCCGCGAGAAGCTCCAGGCGGAGCTGCTGCCCGAGCTGATGAACGTCATCCGGCACATCTCGTGCGACGACGACACCACCCGCAAGACCCTGTGGAAGCTGCACGACGGCACGCTCGTCGAGTCCGTGCTGATGCGCTACCCCGACCGGGTCACCATGTGCATCTCCTCGCAGGCCGGCTGCGGCATGAACTGCCCGTTCTGCGCCACCGGCCAGGCGGGCCTGGACCGGAACCTGTCGACCGCCGAGATCGTCCACCAGATCGTCGACGGCATGCGCGCGCTGCGCGACGGCGAGGTCCCCGGCGGGCCGGCCCGTCTGTCGAACATCGTCTTCATGGGCATGGGCGAGCCCCTCGCCAACTACAAGCGGGTCGTCGGCGCCATCCGCCGCCTCACCGACCCCGAGCCCGACGGCCTGGGTCTGTCGCAGCGCGGCATCACCGTCTCCACCGTCGGCCTGGTCCCGGCGATGCTGCGGTTCGCCGACGAGGGCTTCAAGTGCCGCCTCGCGGTCTCGCTGCACGCGCCCGACGACGAGCTGCGCGACACCCTCGTCCCGGTGAACACGCGCTGGAACGTCCGCGAGGTCCTCGATGCGGCGTGGGAGTACGCCGAGAAGTCCGGCCGGCGGATCTCCATCGAGTACGCCCTGATCCGCGACATCAACGACCAGGCCTGGCGCGGCGACCTCCTGGGCCGGCTGCTCAAGGGCAAGCGCGTCCACGTCAACCTGATCCCGTTGAACCCGACGCCGGGCTCGAAATGGACCGCGTCGCGCCCCGAGGACGAGAAGGCCTTCGTGGAGGCCATCGCCCGCCACGGCGTGCCGGTGACCGTCCGTGACACCCGTGGCCAGGAGATCGACGGTGCCTGCGGTCAGCTCGCCGCGAGCGAGCGGTAG